DNA sequence from the Candidatus Zixiibacteriota bacterium genome:
AGCATAACTCAGCAGTGCGGGTACAACGTAAAGTGTAGTTCTGACAAGGCTCAGCAACGAGGAACCTCAGTTCAGGTTTTGATGAGTTGCTGGAATATTCCGAGGTAGGTTTTGGCCGAACGATTCCAGGAGAAATCCTGACGCATGCCGGCCTTCATCACCTTTGTCCATGCTCGCTTCCGACCAAAGAGATTCACCGCTCGCTCAACCGCCTCCAGCATAGATTCCGAGGTAGCTTCTTCAAATACAAATCCGTTGCCCTTGGCAGTGGCGGGATCATAGTCAACAATGGTGTCGGCCAATCCACCTACTTTGCGGACAATCGGTACCGTTCCATACTTTAGCGAATACAACTGGTTAAGTCCGCACGGTTCGAAACGTGAGGGCATCAGGAAAATATCTGACGCCGCCTCAATCCGATGCGCCAGGATATCGTCAAACTTGAGCCAGCAACGGAATTTGTCGGGATGTTCCATCTGGAGTTGATTGAGAAGTTCATGATATTCAGGCTGGCCTGTACCCACAACTGCCATCTGGACATTCATTTCCATCAGATGATCAGCGGCAGCAGCAATCAGGTCCCATCCCTTCTGATCTTCGAGACGAGAGATGATGCCAATTAGCGGCACTTTGTCTCGAATAGGCAGACCTGCATCACCGAGGAATTCTACCTTGTTGGTCCGTTTCCCGGAGAGATTGTTGATATGATAACGTGCGTATGTCTTGCTATCAATCGATGGAGACCAAATTGAATAGTCGACACCATTGAGAATCCCAGTCAGGTTTTTCCGACGCTCTGTTAGAACACCGTCAAGTCCGCATCCGAATTCAGGTGTCTGTATCTCCTCAGCGTACTGACGCGAAACAGTTGTGATGTGGTCGG
Encoded proteins:
- the glgA gene encoding glycogen synthase GlgA gives rise to the protein MKICIAASEMAPFVKTGGLGDVVGALPKAMASQGHEVRVFIPHYDDLDLGTLRAKSVQCQVQVSIGGKNYPVSLRVINFARKGVSIYLIGNRHFFSRDGIYTDSDTGKDFTDNDERFIFFSRAVLAVLQDLDFRPDIVHAHDWQTALLPVFLKTSYADDPFFGGIHTVLTVHNLAYQGKFDAVRFSLLDLNDELLLPATGALEFYGDVNFLKAGLIYADHITTVSRQYAEEIQTPEFGCGLDGVLTERRKNLTGILNGVDYSIWSPSIDSKTYARYHINNLSGKRTNKVEFLGDAGLPIRDKVPLIGIISRLEDQKGWDLIAAAADHLMEMNVQMAVVGTGQPEYHELLNQLQMEHPDKFRCWLKFDDILAHRIEAASDIFLMPSRFEPCGLNQLYSLKYGTVPIVRKVGGLADTIVDYDPATAKGNGFVFEEATSESMLEAVERAVNLFGRKRAWTKVMKAGMRQDFSWNRSAKTYLGIFQQLIKT